A section of the Phycisphaerae bacterium genome encodes:
- a CDS encoding chitobiase/beta-hexosaminidase C-terminal domain-containing protein, whose protein sequence is MPGTNSAMTILRSELRRTVLVTASAAALLLVTGQDARGDIASELVDWWTLDESTGMVAGDGTGNGNNLTLTGGPTWTPGMINNGLSFDGMDDAGSMDTPLSKSLGGDMTIALWVQFDGTNDGRIVILIAEEGGKNVELRLRGSDGKFGLEDAGGIPTESWSAGSCADNLWHHIAVTRSGSPNPTWTLYLDGSPDSVFGGVEGWSVVAVGRPILGHKDSDYTKVTMDDLRLYNRALSADDVNELRNLVLVATPEFSPDGGQHEGSSVTVAVSCATADATIHYTLDGDDPTESSPTVTSGSTVTVPLPGALKAKAWKTGLAPSALKSASYTLLPVATPEFSPDGGWYEGASSVNVMVTCATAGAAIHYTLDDTDPTESSPTVALSGSVAVPLPAMLKAKAWRTGLAASAVKSAFYEPLSITAGLVGWWRLDDGFGTTAADSSSSGNHGTLVNEPTWTSSARVGPYALSFDGSDDRVDIGGAAVSGDLTLMAWLRFPTGPSNQRAITLQQNPTTAGLQLVANPSNGTIRIDNEGGPASEVSSGTGMNDNNWHHAAVTRSGTTYSLYVDGVLVGASGGSAPDYTSTKMGCRNSGSNGSFYYGQMDEVRLYRRALSASDVNELYNSAPVTTPEFNPDGGVFGASSVNVVVTCLTAGATIHYTIDGTDPTELSPTVVSGGTVMVPVPGTLRTKAWKTDLTASGIKSATYTSQVAVATPEFSPDGGGYDGSIVDVTVTCSTASATIRYTMDGTDPMESSPMVASGGTVSVPVPGTLKARAWKAGLTASGVKSASFTVADITTGLVGWWRLDGSSGDSASDATGNGNTVTLVNGPTWTSGKIGNALSFDGIDDYGTIDSFSMSLSGDMTMALWVKWTAAGAKRIVILGSAAGNNLELRLNGNGTFGLDNSGGIPVEIASTGTCADNTWHHIALTRSGSPNPIWKFYLDGAPDSAHGGVSLWTVVALTNAELGHKGGDYTQASIDDLRILSRVLSASEVTKLYNYRAIEYTHGDFDGDGDIDIDDMQTFATCASGPSIPYAGQCAEADFDKDGDVDQDDFGAIQRCFSGPSPIVNPACLPAIVYP, encoded by the coding sequence ATGCCAGGAACAAACTCAGCCATGACGATCCTGAGATCAGAGTTGCGGCGAACGGTGCTGGTTACGGCGAGCGCAGCCGCGCTCCTGCTCGTCACCGGGCAGGATGCAAGGGGTGATATCGCCAGCGAACTGGTCGACTGGTGGACGTTGGATGAGTCAACCGGCATGGTCGCGGGCGACGGAACCGGCAACGGCAATAACCTGACGCTTACGGGGGGCCCGACCTGGACGCCGGGTATGATCAACAACGGGCTGTCATTCGACGGGATGGACGATGCAGGCTCGATGGACACGCCTCTGTCCAAATCCCTTGGCGGCGACATGACCATCGCCCTCTGGGTCCAGTTTGACGGGACTAATGACGGGCGCATCGTGATCCTGATCGCCGAGGAGGGGGGGAAAAATGTGGAGCTCCGTCTCAGGGGATCGGATGGGAAGTTCGGGCTTGAGGATGCAGGAGGAATCCCGACCGAGTCGTGGTCGGCAGGGTCGTGCGCCGATAATCTCTGGCATCACATCGCTGTGACCCGCAGCGGAAGCCCGAATCCCACCTGGACGCTTTACCTGGATGGCAGCCCTGACTCGGTCTTCGGCGGCGTCGAGGGCTGGTCGGTTGTGGCGGTGGGGCGGCCCATCCTGGGGCACAAGGACTCGGATTACACGAAGGTCACCATGGACGACCTCCGCCTCTACAATCGCGCGCTGTCCGCCGACGACGTGAACGAACTTCGCAACCTCGTGCTGGTCGCCACACCAGAATTCAGCCCCGACGGTGGACAGCATGAAGGCAGCAGCGTGACCGTGGCCGTGAGCTGCGCGACGGCGGATGCGACCATCCACTACACGCTGGACGGCGACGATCCGACGGAATCAAGCCCGACGGTGACCTCGGGGTCCACGGTGACGGTGCCGCTGCCGGGCGCGCTTAAGGCCAAAGCCTGGAAAACCGGCTTGGCCCCCAGTGCGCTCAAGAGTGCCTCCTACACACTGCTTCCGGTCGCCACGCCAGAGTTCAGTCCCGACGGAGGCTGGTATGAAGGGGCGAGTAGCGTGAACGTGATGGTGACCTGCGCAACGGCGGGGGCTGCGATCCACTACACGTTGGACGACACTGACCCGACTGAGTCAAGCCCGACAGTGGCCTTGAGCGGCTCGGTGGCCGTGCCGCTGCCCGCCATGCTCAAGGCTAAGGCCTGGAGAACCGGCTTGGCGGCGAGCGCGGTGAAGAGCGCCTTCTATGAGCCGCTCAGCATCACGGCCGGCCTAGTCGGTTGGTGGAGGCTGGACGACGGTTTCGGAACGACTGCAGCCGATTCCAGCAGCTCTGGCAATCACGGCACGCTGGTGAACGAACCGACCTGGACCAGCAGCGCGAGGGTCGGCCCGTATGCGCTGAGTTTCGACGGTTCGGACGATCGGGTTGATATCGGCGGTGCGGCGGTCTCGGGGGATCTGACCCTTATGGCTTGGCTGCGGTTTCCGACGGGACCCAGCAACCAGAGGGCGATTACCTTGCAGCAGAATCCCACCACTGCCGGCCTGCAATTGGTGGCGAATCCGAGCAATGGCACGATCCGCATTGACAATGAGGGCGGCCCGGCGTCAGAAGTGAGTTCCGGCACGGGAATGAATGACAACAACTGGCACCATGCCGCGGTCACCCGCTCGGGCACGACCTACTCACTTTACGTGGACGGGGTGCTTGTCGGGGCGTCGGGTGGTTCGGCCCCCGATTACACTTCGACCAAGATGGGCTGCCGCAACAGTGGGTCGAATGGCAGCTTCTACTATGGTCAGATGGACGAGGTGCGCCTCTACCGCCGTGCGCTCTCGGCCAGTGACGTGAACGAACTGTACAACTCTGCTCCGGTCACCACGCCGGAATTCAACCCCGACGGCGGAGTGTTTGGGGCCAGCAGCGTCAACGTGGTCGTGACCTGCTTGACGGCGGGGGCCACCATCCACTACACGATTGACGGCACCGATCCAACGGAGTTGAGTCCGACGGTGGTTTCGGGCGGCACGGTAATGGTGCCGGTCCCTGGAACGCTTAGGACCAAGGCCTGGAAAACCGACTTGACGGCGAGCGGCATCAAGAGTGCCACCTACACGTCGCAAGTGGCGGTCGCCACGCCAGAGTTCAGCCCCGATGGCGGGGGTTATGACGGGAGCATCGTGGACGTGACGGTGACCTGCTCGACGGCGAGCGCCACAATCCGTTACACGATGGACGGCACCGACCCGATGGAATCAAGCCCGATGGTGGCCTCCGGCGGCACGGTGTCCGTCCCGGTGCCCGGGACACTCAAGGCCAGAGCCTGGAAGGCGGGGCTGACAGCGAGTGGCGTGAAGAGCGCTTCTTTCACAGTTGCCGACATCACGACCGGTCTGGTCGGCTGGTGGAGGCTGGACGGGTCGTCGGGCGATTCCGCGAGCGATGCAACCGGAAACGGGAATACCGTGACGCTCGTCAATGGCCCGACCTGGACGTCAGGCAAGATTGGCAACGCGCTCTCGTTCGACGGAATAGACGATTACGGTACGATCGACTCGTTCTCCATGTCGCTCAGTGGCGACATGACCATGGCTCTCTGGGTCAAATGGACCGCGGCTGGCGCCAAGCGCATCGTGATCCTGGGCAGTGCGGCCGGGAACAATCTGGAGCTGCGCCTCAACGGCAACGGAACGTTCGGGCTCGACAACTCGGGGGGAATACCGGTCGAGATCGCCTCAACAGGGACATGCGCCGACAATACCTGGCATCATATCGCCCTCACACGCAGCGGAAGCCCAAATCCGATCTGGAAGTTCTACCTCGACGGCGCCCCGGACTCCGCCCACGGCGGTGTGTCGCTCTGGACGGTTGTTGCTCTGACCAATGCCGAGCTTGGTCACAAGGGGGGGGACTACACGCAGGCCTCGATCGACGACCTCCGTATTCTTAGCCGCGTGCTTTCGGCAAGCGAGGTGACAAAGCTCTACAACTATCGCGCGATCGAGTACACCCATGGCGACTTCGACGGCGACGGCGATATCGACATCGATGATATGCAGACCTTCGCAACCTGTGCCTCGGGGCCCAGTATTCCCTACGCAGGCCAGTGCGCTGAAGCCGATTTCGACAAGGACGGCGACGTCGACCAGGACGACTTCGGTGCTATCCAGCGGTGTTTCAGCGGGCCGAGTCCCATTGTCAATCCGGCCTGCCTGCCGGCAATCGTGTATCCATGA
- a CDS encoding DNA-binding transcriptional regulator, protein MRHVAILVETSRAYGRGLLRGIARYNRERGRWHTYFEPHGLDDPPPAWLRGWKGDGVIARIDNRRMARALLALGKPVVNLRGTVPGLPFPFLGADNEAVARMGTDHLLERGFIHFGFCGFARGYHPGLDHRGECFQRLIEAAGHRCGLYQQPRSPGGRSRLENEHRRLARWIRSLPKPVGIMAANDDRGLAVLNACRRIAVKVPYQVAVLGVDNDEYLCGLSIPMLSSIDINSEETGYKAAALLDRMMSGRKPPRRMPEIRPSAVVARQSTDVLATDDRRVIQALEFIRQNARRPISSRDVARFVGVSRAALGPRFKSVTHRTVGQEIRRVRLDLAKDLLARSNMPIKRIAIETGFSAVQYLTRVFQAATGQTPASFRRSQSGWHGMELSRESAAESPTPSTCRS, encoded by the coding sequence ATGCGTCACGTGGCGATTCTGGTCGAGACCTCCCGGGCCTACGGCCGGGGCCTGCTGCGGGGCATTGCCCGCTACAATCGCGAACGTGGTCGGTGGCACACCTACTTCGAGCCCCACGGACTGGATGATCCGCCCCCGGCCTGGCTTAGAGGCTGGAAGGGTGACGGCGTGATTGCGCGAATCGACAACCGCCGTATGGCCCGGGCCCTTCTCGCATTGGGCAAGCCTGTCGTCAACCTCAGGGGAACCGTTCCGGGTCTGCCTTTTCCCTTTCTCGGGGCCGACAACGAGGCCGTGGCCCGCATGGGCACCGACCACCTCCTCGAAAGGGGCTTCATTCACTTCGGCTTCTGCGGTTTCGCACGCGGGTACCATCCGGGGTTGGATCACCGGGGCGAGTGCTTCCAGAGACTGATCGAAGCCGCTGGCCATCGGTGCGGCCTCTACCAACAACCACGCAGCCCCGGCGGCAGATCAAGGCTGGAGAATGAGCACAGGCGGTTGGCTCGCTGGATCAGGAGCCTTCCCAAACCCGTGGGGATCATGGCGGCCAACGACGATCGCGGCCTGGCGGTTCTCAATGCGTGCCGGCGGATCGCAGTGAAAGTCCCTTACCAGGTGGCCGTTCTCGGCGTGGACAACGACGAGTACCTGTGCGGCCTATCAATCCCGATGCTCAGCAGCATCGACATCAACAGCGAGGAGACCGGCTATAAGGCCGCAGCCCTTCTGGACCGGATGATGTCCGGCCGAAAGCCGCCGCGCCGCATGCCCGAGATCAGGCCCAGCGCAGTGGTCGCCCGACAATCTACCGACGTACTGGCCACTGATGACCGGCGGGTCATCCAGGCCCTGGAGTTCATTCGGCAGAATGCTCGCCGGCCAATCAGTTCCCGCGACGTCGCGCGTTTCGTCGGCGTCTCCCGGGCGGCGCTGGGGCCTCGGTTCAAGTCCGTGACCCATCGCACGGTTGGCCAGGAGATTCGCCGCGTCCGACTCGACCTGGCCAAGGACCTGCTCGCGCGTTCGAACATGCCCATCAAGCGGATCGCGATCGAAACCGGCTTCAGCGCCGTCCAGTACTTGACCCGAGTATTCCAGGCTGCAACAGGCCAAACGCCCGCCTCATTCCGCCGCTCGCAGAGTGGTTGGCACGGCATGGAGCTCTCCCGGGAGTCAGCTGCCGAGTCGCCTACTCCATCTACCTGCCGAAGCTGA
- a CDS encoding NAD(P)-dependent oxidoreductase has protein sequence MQCEPVGMIGLGLMGTAMTERLLDAGYAVHVWNRTREKAGPLIARGARWADRPPAVCDRVIVSLYTTDTVEEVLGEMNGSLRPGQILIDTTTGEPAQTARLGTRLKEQGVFYLDAPISGSSEQTRRGEATAIVGGPRATYDACEDLFRCLVQKAFYVGPWGSGARMKLVSNLVLGLNRAALAEGLVFAEAIGVSPKRALEVLMGTMAYSRIMDTKGRKMLDGDFAVQARLSQHLKDIRLILDAAAQGGQLLPLTDAHRQLLEAAERAGYGDLDNSAVIRAFDVWRRESSRAGQA, from the coding sequence ATGCAATGTGAACCTGTGGGCATGATCGGTTTGGGCCTCATGGGCACGGCCATGACGGAGCGTCTGCTGGATGCCGGGTACGCCGTGCATGTCTGGAATCGCACGCGGGAGAAGGCAGGGCCGCTGATCGCCCGCGGCGCTCGCTGGGCGGACCGGCCGCCGGCCGTCTGCGACCGGGTGATCGTCAGCCTTTACACCACTGATACCGTCGAGGAAGTCCTCGGCGAGATGAACGGCAGTCTCCGGCCCGGCCAGATCCTCATTGACACGACCACCGGCGAACCGGCCCAGACCGCCCGGCTCGGGACGCGACTCAAGGAGCAGGGTGTTTTCTACCTCGACGCCCCCATCTCCGGTTCCAGCGAGCAGACACGGCGCGGAGAGGCCACAGCCATCGTCGGTGGTCCGCGTGCGACATACGACGCATGCGAAGACTTGTTCCGGTGCCTGGTACAGAAGGCCTTCTATGTCGGCCCCTGGGGTAGCGGAGCAAGGATGAAGCTGGTCTCCAACCTGGTCCTCGGTTTGAACCGCGCGGCCCTAGCCGAGGGGCTTGTGTTTGCGGAGGCCATCGGGGTCAGCCCGAAGCGGGCCCTAGAAGTGCTGATGGGCACGATGGCTTACTCGCGGATCATGGACACCAAGGGCCGCAAGATGCTAGACGGTGATTTTGCCGTCCAGGCGAGACTTTCGCAGCACTTGAAGGACATCCGCCTGATCCTCGATGCGGCCGCGCAGGGAGGACAGCTACTGCCGCTTACGGATGCTCATCGGCAGTTGCTTGAAGCGGCGGAACGCGCGGGCTACGGCGACCTTGACAACAGCGCCGTGATTCGTGCGTTTGACGTGTGGCGAAGGGAATCGTCCCGCGCGGGGCAAGCGTGA
- a CDS encoding MFS transporter: protein MTESLGSAAPSFPPLSRRARLVVLLAAFGGLLFDGFELGLMPIASVSVTKGLLGAAYTDVLGGEWFARLTASMMLGAACGGIWFGQLGDRTGRTRAMGVSILFYSIFAGAGFLVKSLEQMLVLRFLVGLGIGGMWPNGVALVYESWPKMSRPVVAGIVGAGINVGILMLSQIGRLWHITPDSWRWLFGISAVPGLLGVAALWFVPESPQWMVSRGVKKTTRTPLRQLVTPPLLRITGIGILLGSIPMIGAWAASKWMIPWADAIGGAAQPGYKAVTQGYWALGAALGSFFGAQLAALLGRRASYFLISLGSAALTCGLFLLTSPLQAAFLPTVFVQGFVATLFFGWLPLYLPELFPTTVRATGSGIAYNVGRFATAFGVFMAGTLVAGFGGDFSKVGAATGLIYALGMIVIWWAPDVARDAPDRSNGN from the coding sequence GTGACAGAGTCCCTCGGCAGCGCCGCGCCATCGTTTCCGCCGCTGTCCCGCCGGGCCCGCCTCGTCGTCCTGCTCGCCGCGTTCGGAGGGCTGCTGTTCGACGGCTTCGAGCTGGGGCTGATGCCGATCGCCTCGGTATCCGTCACCAAGGGGCTGCTGGGGGCGGCGTACACCGACGTGCTGGGCGGTGAATGGTTCGCCCGGCTGACCGCGAGCATGATGCTGGGCGCGGCGTGCGGCGGCATCTGGTTCGGCCAACTCGGCGACCGCACCGGCCGCACGCGGGCAATGGGCGTGAGCATCCTGTTCTACTCGATTTTCGCCGGCGCGGGTTTCCTGGTGAAGAGCCTGGAACAGATGCTGGTGCTGCGATTTCTGGTGGGTCTGGGCATCGGGGGCATGTGGCCCAACGGCGTGGCGCTGGTCTACGAGTCGTGGCCGAAGATGTCTCGCCCGGTCGTGGCCGGCATCGTCGGCGCGGGCATCAACGTCGGCATCCTGATGCTCTCGCAGATCGGCCGGCTTTGGCACATCACCCCGGACTCCTGGCGATGGTTGTTCGGCATCAGCGCGGTGCCGGGCTTGCTGGGCGTGGCGGCACTGTGGTTCGTGCCGGAGTCGCCACAGTGGATGGTATCGCGCGGCGTGAAGAAAACGACGCGAACTCCGCTCCGACAGCTCGTCACGCCGCCACTGCTTCGAATCACGGGGATCGGAATCCTGCTCGGCTCGATTCCTATGATCGGAGCATGGGCGGCCAGCAAGTGGATGATCCCGTGGGCCGACGCCATCGGCGGCGCGGCCCAGCCGGGCTACAAAGCGGTCACCCAGGGATACTGGGCACTGGGGGCAGCGCTGGGGAGTTTCTTCGGAGCGCAGCTTGCGGCTCTGCTGGGCCGGCGGGCGTCGTATTTCCTGATCAGCCTGGGCTCTGCGGCACTGACCTGCGGGCTGTTCCTGTTGACCTCCCCCCTGCAGGCGGCGTTCCTGCCAACAGTCTTCGTGCAGGGTTTCGTGGCGACGCTTTTCTTCGGGTGGCTGCCGCTCTACCTGCCCGAGCTGTTCCCAACGACCGTCCGCGCGACCGGCAGTGGCATCGCGTACAATGTCGGGCGCTTCGCGACGGCATTCGGCGTGTTCATGGCCGGAACGCTGGTGGCGGGCTTCGGCGGCGATTTCTCGAAGGTCGGTGCCGCCACCGGGCTGATCTATGCACTCGGCATGATCGTCATCTGGTGGGCGCCGGACGTGGCCAGAGATGCTCCAGATCGGTCGAACGGGAACTGA
- a CDS encoding Gfo/Idh/MocA family oxidoreductase → MNTFTRRSFLKASATGVAGASSLKASPVARAAGANDRLVVGVIGCGGQGKGHAANIARAAGATLAYVCDPDDNRREEAAKATGGPKAVKDLRAVLDDHSVDAVIIATPDHWHAPAALLAMEAGKHVYLEKPCSHNLREGRLLTEAVKRHRRVFQHGTQTRSNPGAIQAMRLLRDGIIGEVLMTKAWNIQRRQNIGHESPTEPPVGFDYDLWVGPAEMVPFRKNCHHYSWHWWYNFGTGDMGNDGTHEVDYARWALGVNTHPSRVTSVGDKLFFDDDQQFPDTMQVIFEYPGDGKVGGKRTLVFEQRLWSPAQPYDTENGAEFYGTKGTMFFSKHGRFKVVGPGNKPLDVKINWGQGNSCDVHQQNWMECIRSGARPNSDVQGAHQTGVLIHLANIGARLGRPLRFDPATERIVGDEEANAMLSREYRAGGHWAVPKT, encoded by the coding sequence ATGAACACGTTCACACGTCGGTCGTTTCTGAAAGCCTCTGCGACGGGTGTCGCCGGGGCATCGTCGTTGAAGGCATCGCCGGTCGCGCGGGCCGCCGGAGCCAATGATCGGCTCGTTGTCGGCGTCATCGGTTGCGGCGGCCAGGGCAAAGGCCACGCTGCGAACATCGCCCGCGCGGCTGGAGCGACCCTGGCCTATGTATGTGATCCGGACGACAACCGCCGGGAGGAAGCGGCCAAAGCGACCGGCGGCCCTAAGGCCGTCAAGGACCTGCGCGCCGTTCTGGATGACCATTCGGTGGATGCGGTCATCATCGCGACGCCCGACCATTGGCATGCGCCGGCAGCCCTTCTTGCCATGGAGGCCGGTAAGCACGTTTACCTGGAGAAGCCCTGCTCGCACAACCTGCGCGAGGGCCGGCTCCTGACCGAGGCCGTCAAGCGGCACAGGCGCGTCTTTCAGCACGGAACGCAGACGCGTTCGAACCCGGGTGCTATCCAGGCCATGCGGCTCCTGCGCGACGGAATCATCGGCGAAGTGCTGATGACGAAGGCGTGGAACATCCAGCGACGCCAGAACATCGGCCATGAGTCGCCCACGGAACCGCCGGTGGGCTTTGATTATGACCTGTGGGTTGGTCCGGCGGAGATGGTGCCTTTCCGGAAGAACTGCCACCACTATAGCTGGCACTGGTGGTACAACTTCGGAACCGGCGACATGGGCAACGACGGCACGCACGAGGTCGACTACGCCCGGTGGGCTCTGGGCGTCAACACGCACCCCAGCCGTGTGACTTCTGTGGGTGACAAGCTCTTCTTCGACGACGACCAGCAGTTCCCCGACACCATGCAGGTGATCTTCGAGTACCCGGGCGATGGCAAGGTCGGCGGCAAGCGGACACTGGTTTTCGAGCAGCGCCTCTGGTCACCGGCCCAGCCGTACGATACGGAGAACGGCGCGGAGTTCTACGGAACGAAGGGTACCATGTTCTTCAGCAAGCACGGCAGGTTCAAGGTGGTGGGGCCCGGTAACAAGCCGCTCGACGTCAAGATCAACTGGGGCCAGGGCAACTCGTGCGATGTGCACCAGCAGAACTGGATGGAGTGCATCCGTTCGGGCGCCCGGCCGAACTCGGACGTGCAGGGCGCACACCAGACGGGCGTTCTCATACACCTCGCAAATATCGGCGCCCGTCTGGGCCGTCCGCTGCGCTTCGACCCGGCGACGGAACGCATCGTTGGTGACGAGGAGGCCAACGCGATGCTGTCGCGGGAATACCGGGCTGGCGGGCACTGGGCCGTGCCGAAAACCTGA
- a CDS encoding PmoA family protein produces MKDAARCVLAGALLAFTSVGCSNSGDCLMSFREQTGRIEVLADGKPVATYRYTDPQIPRPYFAHLRTLGGIQVTRNHPPVAGVDPTDHEELHPGIWMAFGDLSGSDFWRNKARVVHEAFERRPTGGRGRGSFAVRNRYLAGGTDGGTVCRETARYTIAVRPCGYLLLWDSTFTSDKELWFGDQEEMGLGIRVASPITVRSGGTMLDAHGRRNEAQIWGQPADWCDYSGAIDGRRVGMTVMCAPDNFRPSRYHARDYGFVAANPFGRQCFKAGDESRVVVKPRESLRLRYGMLIHDSPERDTLDLASDLAREFKLFCTLLEQIR; encoded by the coding sequence ATGAAGGATGCCGCGAGATGCGTTCTGGCAGGTGCCCTGCTCGCCTTCACGTCCGTCGGTTGCTCGAACTCGGGTGATTGCCTCATGAGCTTCCGCGAGCAAACCGGTCGCATCGAGGTTCTTGCGGATGGCAAGCCGGTCGCGACCTACCGCTATACCGACCCGCAAATCCCGCGGCCGTACTTTGCTCACCTGCGAACCCTCGGCGGCATCCAGGTTACGCGCAACCATCCGCCGGTAGCCGGCGTGGATCCGACCGATCACGAGGAACTTCACCCCGGCATCTGGATGGCCTTCGGAGACCTGAGCGGTTCGGACTTCTGGCGCAACAAGGCCCGCGTAGTTCACGAGGCGTTTGAGCGGCGGCCGACCGGCGGCCGGGGGCGGGGTTCGTTCGCCGTGCGAAATCGTTACCTGGCCGGGGGTACCGACGGCGGCACGGTGTGCCGCGAGACGGCGCGGTATACCATTGCGGTCCGACCCTGCGGCTACCTGCTGCTGTGGGATTCGACATTCACGTCGGACAAGGAACTCTGGTTCGGCGACCAGGAAGAAATGGGGCTGGGAATCCGAGTGGCGAGCCCCATCACGGTCAGATCAGGTGGGACGATGCTCGACGCCCATGGCCGCCGCAATGAGGCCCAGATCTGGGGCCAGCCGGCCGACTGGTGCGACTACAGCGGCGCAATCGACGGCCGGCGGGTGGGTATGACCGTGATGTGTGCCCCGGATAACTTCCGGCCGAGCCGCTATCATGCTCGCGATTACGGCTTCGTTGCGGCCAATCCGTTCGGGCGCCAGTGCTTCAAGGCGGGCGATGAGAGCAGAGTTGTTGTCAAACCCCGCGAAAGTCTTCGGCTGCGATACGGTATGCTGATCCACGACTCGCCCGAGCGCGACACGCTCGATCTTGCCAGTGATCTTGCCCGTGAGTTCAAGTTGTTCTGCACCTTGCTGGAGCAAATCAGGTGA
- a CDS encoding amidohydrolase family protein, which produces MKLMEKRTADRVVYRKDNDQYVRMGDWNRRITSDHMNVEAKLAAMDASGIAKTALSINDPGLEWFGADGPAVARIANDFVANVVRQHPDRFFGLGALPLPDMKATRDELDRSVHRLGFKGSWDG; this is translated from the coding sequence GTGAAGCTGATGGAGAAGCGGACGGCAGATCGGGTGGTCTATCGGAAGGACAACGACCAGTACGTCCGGATGGGAGACTGGAACCGCCGGATCACGTCCGATCACATGAACGTCGAGGCTAAGCTGGCGGCCATGGATGCCAGCGGCATTGCCAAGACCGCATTGAGTATCAACGATCCGGGGCTGGAGTGGTTTGGCGCGGACGGCCCTGCGGTGGCCAGGATCGCCAACGACTTTGTAGCGAACGTCGTGAGACAGCATCCTGACCGTTTCTTCGGCCTGGGTGCATTGCCCCTGCCCGACATGAAGGCCACGAGGGACGAGCTGGATCGTTCCGTCCACCGGCTCGGGTTCAAGGGGTCTTGGGATGGCTGA